One region of Anaerolineae bacterium genomic DNA includes:
- the pdxA gene encoding 4-hydroxythreonine-4-phosphate dehydrogenase PdxA, whose product MKDYRPIIGITMGDPVGIGPEIIVTALCEPAVYKACRPLVIGDAQRLEAAKKCAKTGLNIKTIDTPDSGQYKCGSIDLLSVFQCDPENTCWGKPTAQTGKAMVGYIIRAIDLATCGSIAAIVTCPINKMAMRIAGYAYNGHTELLAERTKTDDFAMMLAGDKLRVILVTIHVPLKDVPSILSREKIVRTISIARDALYERFGLENPRIAVAGLNPHAGEGGMFGDEEENIIIPAVNCARKQGIDVSGPFPPDTIFYHAAKGYYDAVVCMYHDQGLIPFKMIHFTDGVNTTLGLPVIRTSVDHGTAYDIAGTGKADHGSLIAAINMAIHQAVISQKRSSQNIL is encoded by the coding sequence ATGAAAGATTATCGACCAATTATCGGCATTACAATGGGCGATCCTGTCGGCATCGGCCCTGAGATTATCGTGACAGCACTTTGCGAGCCCGCTGTTTATAAAGCGTGCAGGCCGCTTGTGATCGGAGATGCTCAGAGGCTGGAGGCGGCAAAAAAATGCGCTAAAACCGGTCTTAATATCAAGACAATAGATACACCTGATTCCGGCCAATATAAATGCGGCTCTATCGATCTTTTATCTGTTTTTCAATGTGATCCTGAAAACACATGTTGGGGTAAGCCCACGGCGCAGACAGGCAAGGCAATGGTAGGCTATATAATAAGAGCAATTGATCTGGCAACCTGCGGCAGTATAGCGGCTATTGTTACCTGCCCGATAAACAAGATGGCCATGCGGATTGCAGGTTATGCTTACAACGGACATACCGAGCTTCTTGCTGAGCGCACTAAGACCGATGATTTTGCCATGATGCTTGCAGGTGATAAACTTCGCGTGATACTTGTGACCATCCATGTTCCCTTAAAGGATGTTCCCTCAATTCTTTCCAGGGAAAAAATAGTGCGAACAATATCAATCGCCCGTGATGCGTTATATGAACGTTTTGGACTTGAAAACCCGCGCATTGCTGTTGCCGGGCTGAATCCACATGCCGGGGAAGGGGGCATGTTCGGAGATGAAGAGGAAAATATTATTATTCCGGCCGTCAATTGCGCAAGAAAGCAAGGGATTGATGTTTCAGGGCCTTTTCCGCCTGATACAATATTTTATCATGCCGCAAAAGGTTATTACGATGCCGTAGTATGCATGTATCATGATCAGGGGCTGATCCCTTTTAAGATGATACATTTTACCGATGGTGTTAATACGACGCTTGGCCTCCCTGTAATAAGAACCTCTGTTGACCATGGGACGGCTTACGATATTGCCGGAACCGGCAAGGCGGATCACGGCAGTCTTATCGCCGCAATAAATATGGCAATACACCAAGCCGTTATTTCGCAAAAAAGAAGTAGTCAGAATATTTTATGA
- the uvrA gene encoding excinuclease ABC subunit UvrA, whose amino-acid sequence MNHEKIIIRGARQHNLKNIDVELPRNRLVVVTGLSGSGKSTLAFDTLYAEGQRRYVESLSTYARQFLERLEKPDVDLIEGLSPAIAIEQKTAGHNPRSTVGTVTEIYDYLRLLFARAGTPHCYKCGQPITSQALDQIVDRVMSLDQGTRIIILSPIISGRKGTHEKLLKQLKKEGFARVRIDGETMEIEDAGGLDKNKKHDIDVIVDRLVVKDNMRNRLADSLELAMSQSDGLVTIDVSGLKPGIVSKPILFSEKAACVNCQISYPEFTPAGFSFNSPQGACPKCNGLGSTTEFDPDLVIPNHELSLREGAVSLWANRNSVHFAEFLDALTMHYGVDIYTPYKDLPQSFKDILLYGSGDEHIRFYFEQNNRRIVYHKTFEGIMPKLERRYMETDSFQSREDIRRYMNFRSCPECMGSKLNKASSSVKVGGLTISEVTALSVSKANTFFKELKLIGKKEIIAGRILKEIIERLGFLENVGLSYLTLDRSAFTLSGGESQRIRLATQIGSKLTGVLYVLDEPSIGLHQRDNQRLLETLLQMRDLGNTVLVVEHDEETILSADYVVDMGPGAGVKGGKVVFAGSPEALLKDKNSLTGQYLSGRKRIEIPCVRRSGQKRQLIIKGASENNLKNIDVEFPLGCFICVTGVSGSGKSTLVLETLYRALSQRLYCARISAGRHVSMAGLEYIDKVINIDQSPIGRTPRSNPGTYTGIFTYIRELFARTAEARIRGYKSGRFSFNVKGGRCEACNGDGIIRIEMHFLPDVYVACDVCHGKRYNRETLEIRYKGKNIADVLDMTVNQSLEFFKNIGKIRLKLKTLVDVGIGYVCIGQSATTLSGGEAQRIKLSRELSKRGTGRTVYILDEPTTGLHVDDIKKLLIVLNRLVESGNTVIVIEHNLDVIKTADHIIDLGPEGGDEGGHIVGCGTPEQIADINGSYTGQFLKKVLRPN is encoded by the coding sequence ATGAACCATGAAAAAATAATTATCCGTGGCGCAAGACAGCATAACTTGAAGAATATTGATGTTGAATTGCCTCGCAACAGGTTGGTGGTTGTAACCGGTCTGTCAGGATCGGGTAAGTCAACACTTGCTTTTGATACACTTTATGCTGAAGGACAGCGAAGATATGTTGAATCACTTTCCACATATGCGCGCCAGTTCTTAGAGCGTCTGGAAAAGCCGGATGTTGATTTGATAGAAGGCCTGTCACCGGCCATTGCTATTGAGCAGAAAACAGCCGGCCATAATCCCCGATCAACCGTTGGAACGGTTACGGAAATATATGATTATCTCCGCCTCCTTTTTGCCAGGGCCGGCACCCCCCATTGTTATAAATGCGGACAGCCCATTACCTCCCAGGCACTGGATCAGATCGTGGACAGGGTTATGTCTCTGGACCAGGGAACCAGGATTATTATTTTATCCCCCATAATATCCGGCCGGAAAGGAACGCATGAAAAGCTTTTAAAGCAACTTAAAAAGGAAGGTTTCGCAAGGGTACGCATTGACGGTGAGACCATGGAGATCGAAGATGCGGGAGGGCTGGATAAAAACAAAAAGCATGACATAGATGTGATCGTGGACAGGCTGGTTGTAAAGGATAATATGAGAAACAGGCTGGCTGATTCTTTAGAGCTGGCCATGTCACAATCAGATGGTCTTGTGACAATTGATGTATCAGGCTTAAAGCCAGGCATTGTCAGCAAACCGATTTTATTCAGCGAAAAGGCGGCATGTGTCAACTGTCAAATAAGCTATCCTGAGTTTACACCAGCCGGTTTTTCTTTTAATTCTCCTCAGGGGGCCTGCCCAAAATGCAATGGTCTTGGCTCAACTACTGAATTCGATCCTGACCTTGTAATTCCAAACCATGAACTTTCTTTAAGAGAAGGGGCTGTTTCACTGTGGGCCAACAGGAATAGCGTGCATTTTGCCGAATTCTTAGATGCTTTAACCATGCACTATGGGGTTGACATATATACGCCCTACAAGGATCTTCCTCAGAGCTTTAAAGATATTCTTCTTTATGGATCAGGGGATGAACATATAAGATTCTATTTTGAACAGAATAATCGTCGCATTGTCTACCATAAAACCTTTGAAGGAATTATGCCAAAATTAGAACGCCGTTATATGGAGACGGATTCATTTCAGTCCAGAGAAGATATCAGGCGTTATATGAATTTCCGTTCCTGCCCTGAATGCATGGGATCTAAGCTGAATAAAGCAAGCAGCTCTGTTAAGGTGGGCGGGCTTACAATTTCTGAAGTCACGGCCCTTTCAGTGTCAAAGGCAAATACTTTTTTTAAAGAATTAAAACTAATCGGCAAGAAAGAGATAATTGCAGGAAGGATTCTAAAAGAGATAATTGAACGGCTTGGTTTTCTTGAAAATGTCGGGCTTTCCTATCTTACCCTTGACAGGTCCGCTTTTACGCTTTCCGGTGGAGAGAGTCAGAGAATACGACTGGCAACACAGATCGGGTCAAAGTTGACCGGTGTTCTTTATGTTCTTGATGAACCGAGCATAGGCCTGCACCAGAGAGACAATCAACGCCTTTTGGAAACCCTTTTGCAGATGCGTGATCTTGGTAATACGGTGCTTGTTGTAGAACATGATGAAGAGACCATACTTTCCGCCGATTATGTTGTCGATATGGGGCCGGGCGCAGGGGTTAAAGGGGGTAAAGTAGTCTTTGCCGGATCGCCAGAAGCGCTTTTAAAGGATAAAAATTCCTTGACCGGCCAATACCTTTCAGGGCGAAAGCGTATTGAAATTCCGTGTGTGCGGCGTTCCGGGCAGAAAAGGCAACTTATCATAAAGGGCGCATCAGAGAACAATCTCAAAAATATTGATGTAGAGTTTCCTCTTGGATGTTTTATATGTGTAACAGGGGTATCAGGTTCAGGCAAATCAACGCTGGTGCTGGAGACCTTATACAGGGCCCTGTCTCAGCGGCTGTATTGTGCAAGAATATCCGCAGGCAGACATGTTAGCATGGCGGGTCTGGAATATATTGACAAGGTGATTAATATTGACCAGTCTCCAATAGGGAGAACCCCTCGCTCAAATCCCGGAACATATACAGGTATTTTTACTTATATAAGGGAGCTTTTTGCCAGAACCGCCGAGGCTCGTATAAGGGGTTACAAGTCGGGTCGCTTTAGCTTTAATGTTAAGGGGGGCAGATGCGAAGCCTGCAATGGTGACGGAATCATAAGGATAGAGATGCATTTTTTGCCGGACGTTTATGTGGCATGTGATGTTTGTCATGGGAAAAGATATAACAGGGAGACACTTGAAATCAGGTATAAGGGGAAAAATATTGCAGATGTACTTGATATGACCGTGAATCAGTCTTTAGAATTTTTTAAAAATATCGGCAAGATCAGGTTAAAGCTAAAGACTCTGGTGGATGTAGGTATTGGATATGTTTGTATAGGCCAGTCGGCTACAACTCTGTCAGGCGGCGAAGCACAGCGAATCAAGCTGTCGCGGGAGCTTAGCAAAAGAGGCACAGGAAGGACCGTCTATATTCTTGATGAACCAACTACAGGACTCCATGTTGATGATATAAAAAAGCTTCTTATTGTATTAAACAGACTCGTGGAATCCGGGAATACCGTGATTGTGATAGAGCATAACCTGGATGTAATAAAGACCGCCGATCATATTATCGATTTAGGTCCTGAAGGTGGGGATGAAGGCGGACACATTGTAGGATGCGGTACTCCTGAACAGATCGCAGATATTAACGGGTCATATACCGGACAATTTTTAAAGAAGGTTCTGCGGCCAAATTGA
- a CDS encoding AtpZ/AtpI family protein — MKSETKRSIRDLAYYGSLGLSVALSIFIGLGVGVYLDKRFDTTPWCTFIFLGLGIAAGYRNIGFAIKKTRKY; from the coding sequence ATGAAAAGTGAAACTAAACGCTCTATAAGGGATTTAGCATATTATGGCAGCCTTGGCCTGTCGGTTGCACTCTCAATTTTTATCGGGCTTGGTGTCGGGGTGTATCTTGACAAACGCTTTGATACAACACCGTGGTGTACATTTATTTTTCTTGGGTTGGGAATCGCTGCAGGATATAGGAATATCGGTTTTGCAATAAAAAAGACCAGAAAATATTAA
- a CDS encoding ATP synthase subunit I: MKIQQRILKFVIKTNWILLSVASIVGIIVSSLHFAMGIISGGLIVTINFHLLYRTLKKALTPPHLASFRVVLSKYYIRFILSALIIFVLISKNYVDPIGLFIGLSVVVVSITLATMYEFKKIIFKEAI, from the coding sequence GTGAAAATTCAACAACGAATTCTAAAATTCGTCATCAAGACAAACTGGATCCTGCTTTCCGTTGCAAGCATAGTCGGGATTATTGTTTCGTCGCTCCATTTTGCCATGGGCATTATATCTGGCGGCCTGATTGTTACAATAAACTTTCATTTATTATACCGTACACTTAAAAAAGCGCTTACCCCGCCTCATCTTGCTTCTTTCAGGGTGGTTCTATCCAAATATTATATACGATTCATTCTTAGCGCTTTAATAATATTTGTTCTTATATCAAAGAACTATGTTGATCCAATCGGTCTTTTTATCGGTCTTTCAGTTGTGGTTGTCAGCATAACCCTTGCAACCATGTATGAATTTAAAAAAATTATTTTCAAGGAGGCAATTTAA
- the atpE gene encoding ATP synthase F0 subunit C: MEAGALQFFIASVYAAGFGIAIAAFGCGIAQGLGLKAAVEGIARNPESSGKVTVTMLIGLAMIESLCIYALVVSLILIYAHPQAGAIAALFGAGH, translated from the coding sequence ATGGAAGCAGGTGCATTACAATTTTTTATCGCAAGCGTATACGCTGCTGGTTTCGGGATTGCGATCGCAGCTTTTGGTTGCGGTATCGCACAGGGTCTTGGTTTAAAAGCCGCTGTTGAAGGTATTGCAAGAAATCCCGAGTCATCAGGCAAGGTAACGGTTACAATGCTGATCGGTCTTGCTATGATTGAGTCACTGTGTATTTATGCGCTGGTTGTCTCACTGATCCTTATTTATGCCCATCCACAAGCAGGTGCGATTGCCGCACTGTTTGGCGCTGGTCACTAA
- the atpB gene encoding F0F1 ATP synthase subunit A, which produces MEHPYLFFVKLFELIGLGHFASANVHVIYSWVVMILLIVFGAIAAKNIKMVPSKMQNLFEIIISGMEEFMLSVTGEQGRFLFPIAATIFLYILTGNLLGLIPGFFPPTASLNTTASCAITVVALTHILGVKFHGIKYIKHFLGPVWWMIPIIFPIEVIGHVARILSLSFRLFGNMMGHELVLGILFTLAGLFFAPLPIMALGIFVALVQAFVFFLLSIMYFSGAMEHAH; this is translated from the coding sequence GTGGAACATCCCTACTTATTTTTTGTCAAGCTTTTTGAGTTAATAGGCCTGGGACATTTTGCAAGCGCCAATGTTCATGTTATATACTCCTGGGTCGTCATGATTCTACTTATAGTCTTTGGCGCCATCGCAGCCAAAAACATAAAAATGGTTCCTTCAAAAATGCAAAACCTGTTTGAAATTATCATATCAGGTATGGAAGAATTTATGTTGAGCGTCACCGGAGAACAAGGCCGATTCCTCTTCCCCATAGCTGCAACGATATTTCTTTATATTCTTACAGGAAATCTGTTAGGGCTGATACCAGGTTTTTTCCCGCCAACTGCGAGTCTGAATACAACCGCTTCCTGTGCGATCACAGTGGTTGCTTTAACCCATATCTTAGGGGTCAAGTTTCATGGCATAAAATATATAAAACATTTTTTAGGGCCTGTATGGTGGATGATACCAATTATATTTCCAATTGAAGTCATTGGCCATGTGGCTCGTATCCTGTCGCTTTCTTTCCGTCTTTTCGGTAATATGATGGGGCACGAACTGGTTCTGGGCATTCTTTTTACCCTGGCAGGCCTTTTCTTTGCTCCACTGCCGATAATGGCTCTTGGCATCTTCGTTGCCTTGGTTCAGGCATTTGTTTTCTTTTTGCTTTCAATTATGTACTTTTCCGGCGCAATGGAACATGCTCATTAA
- a CDS encoding DUF5661 family protein codes for MKLPEYVSVDEVKRVCSEIGLRDWSEISDPTVSGEEASTILNIVNTQGMNIPLEAFRKGLEVELEHGTRFEDANVTNNHPVLTGKIVIAHLKETMDYYERIDVAEMEGDLLKAVLSKNLEKIESKYKMLIEAQKSLNQSVADQLKTR; via the coding sequence ATGAAATTGCCGGAGTATGTAAGTGTTGATGAAGTAAAACGAGTCTGCAGTGAAATCGGCTTGCGTGACTGGTCCGAAATCAGTGATCCAACTGTTTCAGGAGAAGAAGCATCCACGATCCTCAATATTGTGAATACCCAGGGAATGAATATTCCCCTTGAGGCTTTCCGAAAAGGTTTAGAGGTTGAGCTTGAACATGGAACAAGATTTGAGGATGCAAATGTAACGAACAACCACCCAGTCCTGACAGGCAAGATCGTTATCGCTCATCTCAAAGAGACTATGGACTATTATGAAAGAATTGATGTTGCTGAAATGGAGGGAGATTTATTGAAGGCGGTTTTGTCGAAAAATTTGGAAAAAATTGAATCAAAATACAAAATGCTCATAGAGGCCCAAAAATCACTTAATCAATCGGTTGCCGACCAATTGAAGACCCGCTAA
- the aspS gene encoding aspartate--tRNA ligase, which produces MTDLLGEMRSTHNCGELNAKHIGKEVVLMGWVQRRRDHGGVIFVDLRDREGLTQVVFNPATDKDVHEKAHAIRGEYVIGVRGVVDPRPEGMVNTGLRTGEVEITVAELKILNTAQTPPFLIEEKIDVSESIRLKYRHIDLRRPQLQKNIILRHKASASVRRYLNANGFLEIETPFLTRSTPEGARDYLVPSRVNPGQFYALPQSPQIFKQLLMISGFDRYYQVVRCFRDEDLRADRQPEFTQIDFEMSFVGEDDIMGISEGMIKNLFQDVLDMEIEIPFPRIRYADAISRFGLDKPDTRFNLELKDVSDIVKDSEFKTFSSVVEKGGIVKALNAKGCVDFSRKEIDDLTELVAIYRAKGLAWIKIREDKWQSPIAKFFTDKEKEKLAQRLAIEPGDLVFFIADNPKITNEALGQLRNQLGKRLGLVNEKEFRFMWVTHFPLLEYDETEKRYQSLHHPFTAPFEEDFESLSTNPLAVKSRAYDLVLNGSEIGGGSLRIHQRDMQEKVFEALNMDRKTYEEKFGFLLSALDSGAPPHGGIAFGFDRLVMILCGQPSIRDVIAFPKTQKAACLLTNAPSEAGKGQLDELSLKVKKILF; this is translated from the coding sequence TTGACGGATTTACTTGGAGAAATGAGAAGCACCCATAACTGCGGCGAACTTAATGCCAAACACATCGGCAAAGAGGTTGTGCTTATGGGATGGGTGCAGCGCAGGAGAGATCATGGAGGGGTTATTTTTGTAGATTTGCGGGACAGAGAAGGCCTTACTCAGGTTGTCTTTAATCCTGCAACGGATAAAGATGTTCATGAAAAGGCTCATGCTATCAGGGGTGAATATGTCATTGGTGTGCGTGGAGTTGTTGATCCAAGACCTGAAGGCATGGTCAATACGGGTTTACGGACCGGCGAAGTTGAAATTACGGTTGCTGAGCTGAAAATATTAAATACAGCCCAAACACCTCCGTTTTTAATTGAGGAAAAGATTGATGTTTCGGAAAGTATCCGTCTGAAATACCGTCATATCGACCTGCGACGTCCTCAGTTGCAAAAAAATATTATTTTAAGGCACAAGGCTTCCGCCTCGGTGCGCCGGTATTTGAATGCCAATGGTTTTCTTGAGATTGAAACCCCTTTTTTAACGCGCAGCACACCGGAAGGGGCAAGGGATTATCTTGTCCCCAGCAGGGTAAATCCCGGGCAGTTTTATGCCCTGCCTCAATCACCTCAGATATTTAAGCAGCTTTTGATGATATCAGGGTTTGACCGTTATTATCAGGTTGTCCGGTGCTTCAGGGATGAGGATCTCAGGGCCGACCGTCAGCCTGAATTCACACAGATAGATTTCGAAATGTCCTTTGTGGGTGAAGATGATATTATGGGCATCTCTGAGGGTATGATAAAAAATCTTTTTCAAGATGTTCTTGATATGGAAATTGAAATTCCATTCCCCCGTATTAGATATGCAGATGCGATTTCCCGTTTTGGTCTTGATAAACCGGATACCAGGTTTAACCTTGAGCTGAAAGATGTCTCAGATATTGTAAAAGATTCAGAATTTAAAACCTTTTCAAGCGTTGTGGAAAAAGGGGGAATAGTTAAGGCTTTGAATGCAAAGGGTTGCGTTGATTTTTCACGAAAGGAGATCGACGATCTTACTGAACTCGTCGCCATTTACAGGGCTAAGGGACTGGCCTGGATAAAGATCAGAGAAGATAAGTGGCAGTCTCCGATAGCAAAATTTTTTACCGACAAAGAAAAAGAAAAGCTGGCTCAGCGTCTGGCGATTGAGCCGGGAGATCTGGTCTTTTTTATTGCTGATAACCCTAAGATAACAAATGAAGCCCTTGGACAGCTAAGAAACCAGCTTGGGAAGAGGCTTGGCCTGGTAAATGAAAAGGAATTCAGGTTTATGTGGGTTACACACTTCCCTCTGCTGGAATATGATGAAACAGAAAAAAGGTATCAGTCTCTGCACCATCCATTTACAGCCCCATTTGAAGAAGATTTTGAATCGCTGAGCACAAACCCTCTTGCTGTTAAATCACGCGCCTACGATCTTGTTCTAAACGGTTCTGAGATCGGAGGGGGAAGCCTCCGTATCCATCAAAGGGATATGCAGGAAAAGGTATTTGAAGCCCTGAATATGGATCGAAAAACCTATGAGGAAAAATTCGGATTTTTGCTTTCAGCTCTCGATTCCGGCGCGCCGCCACATGGAGGCATTGCTTTTGGTTTTGACAGGCTGGTCATGATTTTATGCGGGCAACCCTCTATCCGGGATGTTATAGCATTTCCAAAGACGCAAAAAGCAGCATGCCTTTTAACAAATGCGCCTTCCGAAGCCGGCAAAGGCCAGCTTGATGAGCTGTCATTAAAGGTAAAAAAGATTTTATTCTGA